A genomic window from Parvularcula sp. LCG005 includes:
- a CDS encoding enoyl-CoA hydratase has product MAYEMIDTRTEERVHIITLSRPEALNALNRQMMDELTSALVKADAEPTISVIVITGSERAFAAGADIKEMSEKTSADAYVEDFITKNWEQATKVRKPIIAAVAGYALGGGCELAMMCDFIIAADNAKFGQPEITIGAVPGAGGTQRLTRAIGKAKAMEMCLTGRMMTAEEAERSGLVARVVPASDLMTSTLQVAGKIAEFSKPVAMMVKECVNRSFETSLSEGVLFERRAFQSIFALEDQKEGMRAFVEKRQPIFKHK; this is encoded by the coding sequence ATGGCTTACGAGATGATCGACACCCGGACGGAAGAACGGGTTCACATCATAACGCTTTCCCGGCCAGAGGCGCTGAACGCCCTCAACCGCCAGATGATGGACGAGCTGACATCAGCCCTGGTGAAGGCCGATGCGGAGCCCACGATCTCCGTGATTGTCATTACCGGGTCAGAGCGCGCCTTCGCGGCCGGCGCCGACATCAAGGAAATGAGCGAGAAGACCTCCGCCGATGCCTATGTCGAGGACTTCATCACCAAGAACTGGGAGCAGGCCACCAAGGTCCGCAAACCCATTATTGCCGCTGTGGCGGGCTATGCCCTGGGCGGCGGCTGCGAGCTGGCCATGATGTGTGATTTCATCATCGCCGCTGACAACGCCAAGTTCGGTCAGCCGGAGATCACGATCGGTGCCGTACCGGGCGCTGGGGGGACCCAACGCCTGACCCGCGCCATCGGCAAGGCCAAGGCCATGGAAATGTGCCTGACCGGTCGCATGATGACGGCGGAAGAAGCCGAGCGCAGCGGGCTTGTCGCGCGCGTGGTGCCCGCGTCAGATCTGATGACCTCAACGCTTCAGGTAGCAGGCAAAATCGCTGAATTTTCAAAGCCTGTCGCCATGATGGTCAAGGAATGCGTGAACCGCTCGTTCGAGACCAGCCTGTCTGAGGGCGTGCTGTTTGAAAGACGCGCGTTCCAGAGTATCTTTGCGCTGGAAGATCAGAAAGAAGGCATGCGCGCCTTTGTTGAGAAGCGGCAGCCAATCTTCAAGCACAAGTAA
- the cobS gene encoding cobaltochelatase subunit CobS, translating into MSTDAESVFLEMPDTTVSAKEVFGLPFDMTVPAFSTSNEYVPAIDDTYRFDPQTTLAILAGFSFNRRVMVQGYHGTGKSTHIEQVAARLNWPCVRINLDSHVSRIDLIGKDAIVVEDGKQITAFKEGILPWAFQRPVALVFDEYDAGRPDVMFVIQRVLESEGRLTLLDQNKVLSPNPWFRLFATTNTIGLGDTTGLYHGTQQINQGQMDRWSIVTTLNYLAHDEETEIVAAKLPAYQDEAGRKTLDAMVRVADMTRNALMNGDISTVMSPRTVIAWAQNAEIFRDVGYAFRVTFLNKCDELERPLVAEFYQRAFGEDLPEAAHLLDIA; encoded by the coding sequence ATGAGCACTGACGCGGAATCAGTCTTTCTTGAGATGCCGGACACCACGGTGTCGGCGAAAGAGGTGTTCGGACTGCCGTTCGACATGACGGTGCCGGCCTTCTCGACATCCAATGAATATGTCCCGGCGATTGACGACACCTATCGCTTCGACCCGCAGACGACGCTCGCCATTCTGGCCGGCTTCTCGTTTAACCGCCGCGTCATGGTTCAGGGCTATCACGGCACGGGCAAGTCGACCCATATTGAGCAGGTAGCGGCGCGCCTCAACTGGCCGTGTGTACGGATCAACCTCGACAGCCATGTCAGCCGGATCGACCTGATCGGCAAGGACGCCATCGTGGTCGAGGACGGAAAGCAGATCACGGCCTTCAAGGAAGGTATTCTGCCTTGGGCGTTCCAGCGCCCCGTCGCACTTGTGTTCGATGAATATGATGCAGGCCGTCCCGATGTGATGTTCGTGATCCAGCGCGTGCTGGAATCCGAAGGCCGCCTCACCCTTCTCGACCAGAACAAGGTGCTCAGCCCCAACCCATGGTTCCGCCTGTTCGCGACCACTAACACGATCGGCCTTGGCGACACGACCGGCCTCTACCACGGCACCCAGCAGATCAACCAGGGTCAGATGGACCGCTGGTCGATTGTCACGACACTGAACTATCTCGCCCATGACGAGGAAACCGAGATCGTCGCGGCCAAACTGCCCGCCTATCAGGATGAGGCTGGCCGCAAGACCCTCGATGCCATGGTCCGCGTCGCGGACATGACGCGTAATGCGCTGATGAACGGCGATATCTCCACGGTGATGTCGCCGCGTACCGTGATCGCCTGGGCGCAGAATGCGGAAATTTTCCGTGATGTGGGCTATGCGTTCCGGGTCACGTTCCTGAACAAATGCGATGAGCTTGAACGCCCGCTTGTGGCCGAGTTCTACCAGCGCGCCTTTGGCGAGGATTTGCCTGAGGCCGCGCACCTTCTCGACATCGCCTGA
- a CDS encoding MaoC family dehydratase, which produces MPGLWFEEFSVGQVFDHEWTRTVTTSDNMQFSLMTMNPQPLHIDHHAAAQSEFGRPLMNSLFSLGLLVGMTVNDTTLNTTVANLGMDKVVFPAPLFEGDTVHARTTVKDVRPSKSRPGQGIVTFLHELFKQDDTLVASCERAALMKGRP; this is translated from the coding sequence ATGCCAGGGCTTTGGTTTGAAGAATTCTCGGTCGGTCAGGTGTTCGATCATGAATGGACCCGCACCGTGACCACCAGCGACAACATGCAGTTCTCGCTGATGACCATGAACCCCCAACCGCTCCACATCGATCACCATGCCGCTGCGCAAAGCGAGTTTGGCCGTCCGCTGATGAACAGCCTGTTCAGCCTGGGACTGCTGGTCGGCATGACGGTGAATGATACGACGCTGAACACAACCGTCGCCAATCTGGGGATGGACAAGGTCGTCTTTCCGGCCCCGCTGTTCGAAGGCGACACCGTCCACGCGCGCACCACGGTAAAAGACGTCAGACCGTCAAAATCCCGGCCCGGCCAGGGCATCGTCACCTTCCTCCACGAACTGTTCAAACAGGATGACACTCTTGTCGCGTCCTGTGAGCGGGCCGCCCTGATGAAAGGGCGCCCTTAA
- a CDS encoding helix-turn-helix transcriptional regulator — MKTLSSPPTSHDDISQPRQVSALDRLIGQQVRSFREAKGLSQQDLAGQCGVSFQQLQKYERGVNRLPAARLHQLASSLDRPIAAFFNTPDEAQVMHAALQDRLRTAIVELDTRTLQVLVDLVDRLHPA; from the coding sequence ATGAAGACGCTTTCTTCTCCTCCCACGTCCCATGACGATATAAGCCAGCCCCGCCAGGTGAGCGCCCTTGACCGGTTGATCGGTCAGCAAGTGCGAAGTTTTCGCGAGGCGAAGGGCCTCTCGCAGCAGGATCTCGCCGGTCAGTGTGGCGTATCCTTCCAGCAATTGCAGAAATATGAACGCGGCGTGAACCGCCTTCCCGCAGCTCGCCTGCACCAGCTGGCCAGCAGTCTCGACCGCCCCATCGCTGCCTTCTTCAACACCCCGGACGAGGCGCAGGTCATGCATGCCGCCCTGCAGGATCGGCTGCGCACCGCGATTGTTGAACTCGATACCCGGACATTGCAGGTGTTGGTCGATCTGGTGGACCGTCTGCATCCGGCCTGA
- a CDS encoding sodium:proton antiporter has translation MTETLLLAIALIGVLGVGAQWMAWRFNLPGIVLMSIAGLLAGPVFHILQPEATFGEFYRTIISVAVAVILFEGGLQLKFRELKGLGRGVVQLCFVGGPIAWVLGAMAAHHIAGLSWPTAIVFGGIMIVTGPTVIMPLLRQAKLTSRPSALLKWEGIINDPVGALAAVIVYEYLHTRNISNLTDFQVFGSLIIGTILCVLWGVLVGWLMAVVFRRGWVPEYLKSPVLLTTVLGTFALANVIQEEGGLLAVTAMGVTMANVKMPSINQLRHFKENIAILFVAGVFVILTANLSWETLGQLDGRAILFVAVMLFVVRPVSVIFSTIGTDLKWPERLMLAWIAPRGIVAVAVSGLFAGLMAADGVEDGMLMVPLAFAMVFATVILHGFTIAPLGRMLGLASTLPPGVLIVGASPWSIELAKRIREFDIPVLVADPSFRRLRSARQAGLDTFYGEILSEVSEHHIEFSRFGYLLALGGNEAHNALVCTDLAPEMDRAKTYQLTAQRRDESRTTVSYSLRGRSFLSVEISLDELLRRHWAGWAFQFTKLSEEFTVEKYNEGLPDDAMLVMALRKGVLVFDTEESPLEPQNGDRVLAYVPPAERKPVQPETEVEMSRSKEAEELEARKQAAIDKVSP, from the coding sequence GTGACTGAGACCCTCCTTCTCGCCATCGCTCTGATCGGCGTGCTCGGCGTTGGCGCCCAATGGATGGCGTGGCGGTTCAACCTGCCAGGCATCGTGCTGATGTCGATTGCCGGCCTGCTGGCTGGCCCCGTGTTTCACATCCTTCAGCCTGAAGCGACTTTCGGCGAGTTCTACCGGACAATCATCTCGGTGGCGGTGGCGGTCATCCTGTTTGAGGGGGGACTGCAGCTTAAATTCAGGGAGCTGAAAGGCCTTGGCCGCGGTGTCGTCCAGTTGTGTTTTGTCGGCGGGCCCATCGCCTGGGTGCTCGGCGCGATGGCGGCGCATCACATTGCAGGGCTGAGCTGGCCGACCGCGATTGTCTTCGGCGGGATCATGATTGTGACCGGTCCGACGGTCATCATGCCGCTTCTGCGGCAAGCGAAGCTGACATCCCGTCCATCGGCGCTGCTGAAGTGGGAAGGCATCATCAATGACCCGGTCGGCGCGCTGGCTGCCGTCATCGTCTACGAATATCTACACACTCGGAACATCTCGAACCTGACGGATTTTCAGGTCTTCGGCAGTCTGATCATCGGGACCATTCTCTGCGTCCTGTGGGGCGTGCTGGTGGGCTGGCTGATGGCGGTCGTGTTCCGCCGCGGCTGGGTACCGGAATATCTCAAATCGCCGGTTCTGTTGACCACCGTGCTTGGCACCTTTGCCCTGGCCAATGTCATTCAGGAAGAGGGCGGCCTGCTGGCCGTCACGGCGATGGGCGTGACCATGGCCAATGTGAAGATGCCCAGTATCAACCAGTTGCGGCACTTCAAGGAAAACATCGCCATTCTGTTCGTCGCAGGGGTGTTCGTCATTCTGACCGCGAACCTGTCGTGGGAGACGCTGGGCCAGCTTGATGGCCGCGCCATTCTGTTCGTGGCGGTGATGCTGTTCGTGGTCCGGCCCGTCAGTGTCATTTTCTCGACCATCGGTACCGATCTGAAATGGCCTGAACGCCTGATGCTGGCGTGGATTGCGCCGCGCGGGATCGTGGCCGTTGCGGTGTCCGGCCTGTTCGCAGGCCTGATGGCAGCGGACGGCGTGGAGGATGGCATGCTGATGGTGCCGCTGGCCTTTGCGATGGTTTTCGCGACCGTGATCCTGCACGGCTTCACGATTGCGCCGCTGGGACGGATGCTCGGCCTCGCATCGACCCTGCCGCCGGGTGTGCTGATTGTCGGGGCATCGCCCTGGTCCATTGAACTGGCCAAGCGGATCCGTGAATTCGACATTCCTGTGCTTGTCGCGGACCCCAGCTTCCGGCGCCTGCGCAGCGCACGCCAGGCCGGTCTCGATACCTTCTATGGTGAGATCCTGTCGGAAGTCAGTGAGCACCATATCGAGTTCTCACGCTTTGGGTACCTGCTCGCGCTTGGCGGAAACGAGGCGCATAACGCACTTGTCTGTACAGACCTTGCGCCCGAAATGGACCGCGCCAAGACCTATCAGCTGACCGCCCAACGCCGTGATGAGAGCCGGACGACCGTCTCTTATTCCCTGCGCGGTCGCAGTTTCCTCAGCGTGGAGATCAGCCTTGATGAACTTCTGCGTCGCCATTGGGCGGGGTGGGCCTTCCAGTTCACGAAGCTGTCGGAGGAATTTACCGTCGAGAAGTACAATGAGGGCCTCCCTGACGATGCCATGCTCGTGATGGCCCTGCGCAAGGGCGTGCTCGTCTTCGACACCGAGGAATCACCGCTGGAACCGCAGAACGGGGATCGCGTCCTCGCCTATGTGCCGCCGGCAGAGCGCAAGCCGGTTCAGCCGGAGACGGAGGTCGAGATGAGCCGGTCGAAAGAGGCTGAGGAGCTCGAGGCGCGCAAACAGGCCGCCATCGATAAAGTCTCGCCTTAA
- a CDS encoding DUF302 domain-containing protein, whose product MKRLALLLLAGLAACSQSEATSAKPAVSATTGNVVQDRFRIYESQIDHGGTLTALFNALDRRDLIVFAVIDHAAGAQSAGMSLEPSTLVIFGSPKSGTPLIQIEPLLGIELPMRALVYDRDGTTFLAVTGMSFLKREYALGDNTAIADQAASALDSIAKESTRL is encoded by the coding sequence ATGAAACGCCTTGCCCTGTTGCTGCTCGCTGGCCTCGCCGCCTGCTCCCAGTCAGAAGCCACCTCGGCCAAGCCCGCGGTCAGCGCGACCACGGGCAATGTCGTACAGGACCGTTTCCGCATCTATGAAAGCCAGATTGACCATGGCGGGACCCTGACAGCGCTGTTCAACGCGCTCGACCGCCGCGACCTCATCGTTTTTGCGGTGATCGATCATGCCGCCGGCGCCCAGAGCGCCGGGATGAGCCTCGAGCCATCGACCCTTGTCATTTTCGGCAGCCCGAAGAGCGGTACGCCGCTCATCCAGATTGAGCCCCTTCTCGGCATTGAACTGCCCATGCGCGCGCTCGTCTACGACCGCGACGGCACAACCTTTCTTGCAGTGACGGGGATGAGCTTCCTCAAGCGCGAATATGCGCTGGGCGACAATACGGCCATTGCCGATCAGGCCGCGAGTGCGCTTGATTCCATCGCCAAGGAATCAACCCGGCTCTGA
- a CDS encoding calcium/sodium antiporter, with the protein MVFDLAFVVLGLVILLAAGDALVRGAVGLASMLGIPVLVIGLTIVAFGTSAPELVVSIQAVLNGNNGIAIGNIVGSNIANILLVLGLPAMFAAISLDWSGLKRHAAVMLIATGLFAFVVYQHGILDTTMGVLMLAAIAVYIAYIAITAMASGKPDPALLEEVEEIAGGSSGGTGKTILFLVAGLIGLPLGAHFLVTHGADLARELNVREEIIGLTIVAFGTSLPELATVWAAAMKREAEVAVGNVVGSNIFNILFVGGATGLVGQTTFGEATRTIDVPVMAASAVVLALMIFAKSKISRALGAVFAILYVGYIIFTGMSAGGPAL; encoded by the coding sequence ATGGTCTTTGATCTCGCTTTTGTCGTTCTGGGACTGGTCATTCTGCTGGCCGCCGGGGACGCCCTCGTGCGCGGGGCCGTCGGCCTTGCCAGCATGCTCGGCATACCCGTCCTCGTCATCGGCCTGACGATTGTCGCCTTTGGCACATCAGCACCAGAGCTCGTGGTATCGATCCAGGCCGTGCTCAACGGCAATAATGGCATCGCGATCGGCAATATTGTTGGCTCCAATATCGCCAACATCCTGCTGGTCCTCGGCCTGCCCGCCATGTTCGCGGCCATTTCGCTGGACTGGTCAGGGCTGAAGCGGCACGCCGCCGTCATGCTCATCGCCACCGGCCTTTTCGCCTTCGTGGTCTATCAGCACGGCATTCTCGACACGACCATGGGCGTGCTCATGCTCGCCGCCATCGCCGTCTATATCGCCTATATTGCGATTACTGCCATGGCTTCCGGCAAACCCGACCCCGCGCTTCTCGAAGAAGTCGAAGAGATCGCGGGCGGCAGTTCCGGGGGGACCGGCAAGACCATCCTGTTTCTGGTTGCGGGCCTGATCGGCCTGCCGCTCGGCGCGCATTTCCTCGTCACCCACGGGGCCGACCTCGCCCGCGAGCTCAATGTGCGCGAGGAGATCATCGGCCTCACCATTGTTGCCTTTGGCACGTCCCTGCCTGAACTCGCGACCGTCTGGGCCGCCGCCATGAAACGCGAAGCGGAAGTCGCAGTGGGCAATGTCGTGGGCTCCAACATCTTCAATATCCTGTTTGTCGGCGGGGCCACCGGCCTTGTGGGTCAGACCACATTTGGCGAAGCCACGCGGACAATCGACGTCCCCGTCATGGCCGCATCGGCCGTCGTCCTCGCCCTCATGATCTTCGCCAAGAGCAAGATCAGCCGCGCGCTCGGGGCTGTGTTCGCCATCCTCTATGTGGGCTATATAATCTTCACCGGTATGAGCGCCGGCGGACCCGCCCTGTGA
- a CDS encoding ATP-binding protein: MSTSVVGRTRLGRVVANTGRDILVMIDISADARRAVRLGDMVIIAGDGQSTVGVVSGMNAPAPGLESDGDDLWIAQVELAGTLGTRADAPVFSQSIPLPPALGDIAYKAAPTDLRRLFRNGDDTAYPFGVILGQHDVAATIDGVGLVEGGFTIFGASGSGKSCSMASLVRALLRHRHEVNTLLIDPYNEFGRSFGKAAVCIRPEPGLIPHWLLSFEELLWVLSLNGGPLDADERSALEEGVPAARVRFLQRGTRHKDGSTVTTHTGMVSADAPLPYRITDLLAYLEKNAQSDDIRHARTYRRLRTRLLTASGDPRLSVIFGNIAPTDNLAELVKRLFRLEANSPPMSVLQLGTLTAGVDKLVVSVVCRLATALAEWGGGNRRTLILLDDAARFAPEQSPDEAAALSLNALIKLGGRPKKLGTTIGVVASDPRSLSREVTAQCSTFFVHRISSQLEIEAVEDMLPEAAGAYLAAVSNLGTGEAIGVGRGVPLAGRMAISPLPAAAIPTEHVARPPGETIDFDAVEAMVQRWRSCGNFDGTDADFEAEAPLPPPPAVDPGA, from the coding sequence ATGTCGACCTCCGTGGTGGGGCGGACACGGCTGGGACGTGTCGTGGCCAATACGGGCCGCGATATCCTTGTGATGATCGATATCAGCGCCGATGCACGCCGCGCGGTGCGGCTTGGCGACATGGTCATCATTGCGGGGGATGGTCAGTCTACGGTCGGCGTTGTCTCCGGCATGAATGCGCCTGCACCGGGTCTTGAAAGCGATGGTGACGATCTGTGGATCGCGCAGGTCGAGCTGGCCGGGACGCTCGGCACCCGCGCCGACGCACCCGTGTTCAGTCAGTCCATACCCCTGCCGCCCGCTCTCGGGGACATCGCCTACAAGGCGGCGCCGACAGATCTGCGGCGACTGTTCCGCAACGGTGATGACACAGCCTATCCGTTCGGTGTCATTCTTGGGCAGCATGATGTGGCAGCCACCATTGACGGCGTAGGTCTGGTCGAAGGCGGTTTTACCATTTTCGGTGCGTCCGGCAGCGGCAAGAGCTGCAGTATGGCGTCTCTCGTCCGCGCCCTGTTGCGGCACCGGCATGAAGTCAACACGCTGCTGATCGATCCGTATAATGAATTTGGCCGATCTTTTGGCAAGGCAGCCGTTTGCATACGGCCAGAACCTGGGCTCATTCCCCACTGGCTGCTGTCCTTTGAGGAACTGCTGTGGGTCCTGTCCCTGAATGGCGGGCCGCTTGATGCCGATGAACGCAGTGCGCTGGAAGAGGGGGTACCCGCCGCGCGCGTGCGGTTCCTGCAGCGCGGGACGCGGCACAAGGATGGCTCCACGGTGACCACCCATACCGGCATGGTATCGGCCGATGCGCCGCTGCCCTACCGGATTACAGACCTGCTGGCCTATCTTGAGAAAAACGCTCAGAGCGACGATATCCGGCACGCGCGGACCTATCGCCGGCTGAGAACCCGACTGCTCACGGCGTCGGGCGATCCGCGACTGTCGGTCATCTTCGGGAATATTGCGCCAACGGATAATCTGGCGGAACTGGTCAAACGTCTTTTCCGGCTAGAGGCCAATTCACCGCCCATGTCCGTGTTGCAGCTTGGTACACTGACGGCTGGTGTGGACAAACTCGTCGTCTCTGTGGTCTGCCGCCTGGCGACGGCGCTGGCGGAATGGGGCGGGGGCAATCGCCGCACGCTTATTCTGCTCGACGATGCCGCTCGTTTTGCGCCAGAACAGTCGCCGGATGAGGCGGCCGCCCTCTCATTGAACGCGCTCATCAAGCTGGGTGGACGGCCCAAAAAGCTCGGCACGACCATCGGCGTTGTGGCTAGTGATCCGCGCAGTCTGAGCCGCGAAGTCACGGCCCAGTGTTCAACCTTCTTTGTGCACCGTATTTCGAGCCAGCTTGAGATCGAAGCGGTCGAAGACATGCTGCCTGAGGCGGCCGGGGCCTATCTCGCGGCTGTCAGCAATCTGGGGACAGGCGAGGCCATCGGCGTCGGCCGCGGCGTGCCGTTGGCGGGTCGCATGGCGATCTCGCCGCTGCCTGCCGCCGCTATCCCGACTGAACATGTGGCCCGGCCACCAGGCGAGACGATCGACTTCGACGCGGTCGAAGCCATGGTGCAACGCTGGCGGTCTTGCGGCAATTTTGATGGTACGGACGCCGATTTTGAGGCGGAGGCACCGCTGCCGCCGCCACCGGCAGTCGACCCAGGCGCTTAA
- a CDS encoding M28 family metallopeptidase, with protein MIRYLTPALALLMVACAAEDDPATTATDAATPDSATARSDAATMSDVGPDGIALPAIEEAGLREHLSVLASDEFEGRAPATKGGKKTREYLIAEMKRIGLEPANGDSYEQPVGLVEQTMIPQQSSLSLTKPDGSTWPLTYRQDAVYWSKQVKQDISIEDSELVFVGFGVVAPEYGWNDYEGLDVEGKTVVMLVNDPGFYLEDELFNGRSMTYYGRWTYKYEEAARQGAAAALVIHETDPAAYGWGVVEGSWSGPQLDLERPDEGASRIPLEGWITKDVAEAIFEDAGLDYAEAKQAALSPDFTPMPLTGFSATATMKNAINRSESANVAGKLVGTKHPDDYVLYMAHWDHLGKTFAAVGGDTKDTIHNGAVDNATGTAGLLGIAESFANAAVPPERSILFLAVTAEESGLLGSAYFGETPLVPFKNIVGGINMDAVAPSGPAKDLIVVGYGASELEDILKTVAEADGKYLRPDASPEKGYFYRSDHISLAKKGVPMLYLDVGIDKIEGGEEAGRAWDEEYTANRYHKPADEYDESWDMRGLVETFSIMRDVGKTLAYSEDWPTWYDGNEFRALRDEQMADR; from the coding sequence ATGATACGGTACCTAACACCGGCCCTTGCCCTGCTCATGGTGGCCTGCGCCGCCGAGGACGACCCCGCCACGACAGCCACCGATGCGGCAACGCCTGATTCGGCGACGGCCCGCAGCGACGCGGCAACAATGTCCGATGTGGGACCAGACGGCATTGCCCTGCCAGCCATCGAGGAAGCGGGCCTGCGCGAGCACCTCTCCGTCCTGGCCTCTGACGAGTTTGAAGGCCGCGCGCCAGCCACCAAGGGCGGCAAAAAAACGCGCGAATATTTGATCGCCGAGATGAAGCGCATCGGCCTCGAGCCTGCCAATGGCGACAGCTATGAGCAGCCTGTGGGCCTCGTCGAACAGACGATGATCCCGCAGCAATCCTCGCTCAGCCTGACCAAGCCCGACGGCAGCACCTGGCCACTGACCTATCGTCAGGATGCGGTCTATTGGTCCAAGCAGGTCAAGCAGGACATCAGCATCGAGGACAGCGAACTTGTGTTCGTTGGCTTTGGCGTTGTGGCGCCGGAATATGGCTGGAATGACTATGAGGGCCTCGATGTCGAGGGCAAGACCGTCGTCATGCTCGTCAATGACCCGGGCTTCTATCTCGAAGATGAGCTCTTCAATGGTCGTTCCATGACCTATTATGGTCGGTGGACGTACAAATATGAAGAAGCAGCCCGCCAGGGCGCGGCCGCGGCACTCGTCATTCATGAGACCGACCCTGCGGCCTATGGCTGGGGCGTCGTGGAAGGCTCATGGTCCGGGCCACAGCTTGACCTTGAACGCCCCGATGAAGGCGCGAGCCGCATTCCGCTTGAAGGCTGGATCACCAAGGACGTGGCCGAAGCCATCTTTGAAGACGCCGGACTGGACTATGCCGAGGCCAAACAAGCGGCCCTGTCGCCGGACTTCACGCCCATGCCGCTGACCGGTTTCAGCGCCACCGCGACGATGAAGAATGCAATCAACCGCAGTGAGTCCGCCAATGTCGCGGGCAAGCTGGTGGGAACGAAGCACCCGGACGATTACGTGCTCTATATGGCCCATTGGGACCATCTCGGTAAGACATTCGCAGCCGTCGGCGGCGACACCAAGGACACGATCCACAACGGTGCCGTCGACAATGCCACCGGGACCGCAGGTCTTCTCGGGATTGCGGAGAGCTTTGCCAATGCGGCCGTGCCGCCAGAGCGCTCCATCCTGTTCCTTGCCGTGACAGCGGAAGAATCGGGCCTTCTGGGCTCGGCCTATTTTGGCGAAACGCCACTGGTGCCGTTCAAGAACATCGTTGGCGGTATCAACATGGACGCGGTCGCCCCGTCAGGCCCGGCAAAGGATCTGATCGTGGTCGGCTATGGCGCCTCGGAACTCGAAGACATTCTGAAGACCGTTGCTGAAGCGGACGGCAAATATCTGCGCCCCGATGCGTCACCGGAAAAGGGCTATTTCTACCGCTCGGACCATATCAGCCTCGCCAAGAAAGGCGTGCCGATGCTGTATCTTGATGTCGGTATCGACAAGATTGAAGGCGGCGAAGAGGCCGGCCGGGCGTGGGACGAAGAGTACACCGCCAACCGCTATCACAAGCCGGCCGACGAATATGACGAGAGCTGGGATATGCGCGGCCTGGTCGAGACTTTCTCGATCATGCGCGATGTGGGCAAGACCCTCGCCTATTCCGAGGACTGGCCGACCTGGTATGACGGCAATGAGTTCCGCGCCCTGCGGGACGAGCAGATGGCCGACCGATAG
- a CDS encoding HAMP domain-containing sensor histidine kinase, with product MLSSYSETFGDALRRQQSAITLRAAKVDAELAYRARGAFLANMNHELRTPLNAITGFAGLLKDAEAMGLTEEKRGEYLDYILQSADLLLSHINTILEIADAESGGAKLRRRAFSAVDVVEQTIDQVREQLAGQASFTLDLPAGIPVVDADPDKVSTAIQHIIDYLVGSAEDHAEIHVTIRPGLGGKSEGFVYTAIECLAEGPTQADIDDALRVFEQFHEGLDRKFEGFRLGLPIAKSFIELNQGKFNIKTLGEKGTLIRFALPVASQEHQQLAEQLAS from the coding sequence TTGCTCAGCTCGTATTCAGAGACGTTCGGTGATGCGCTTCGCCGGCAGCAATCGGCTATCACCCTGCGTGCGGCCAAAGTGGATGCCGAGCTGGCCTATCGCGCGCGCGGTGCTTTTCTCGCCAATATGAACCATGAGCTGCGCACGCCGCTCAACGCGATCACGGGCTTTGCCGGGCTTCTCAAGGATGCCGAGGCCATGGGCCTGACCGAGGAAAAACGCGGCGAATATCTCGACTATATCCTGCAGTCTGCGGATCTTCTCCTGTCGCATATCAACACGATTCTCGAGATTGCCGACGCTGAAAGTGGCGGCGCCAAATTGCGGCGGCGCGCGTTTTCAGCCGTCGATGTGGTCGAACAGACGATCGATCAGGTCCGGGAACAACTGGCGGGGCAGGCGAGCTTCACACTGGATTTGCCTGCCGGCATCCCGGTGGTCGATGCGGACCCGGACAAGGTATCAACGGCCATCCAGCATATTATCGATTATCTCGTGGGCTCGGCCGAAGATCACGCTGAGATTCACGTGACGATCCGTCCCGGCCTCGGCGGCAAGAGCGAGGGCTTCGTCTACACCGCTATCGAATGTCTGGCCGAGGGCCCGACCCAGGCCGATATCGACGACGCCCTGCGCGTTTTCGAGCAGTTCCATGAGGGCCTGGACCGCAAGTTTGAAGGCTTTCGGCTGGGCCTGCCCATCGCGAAAAGTTTTATCGAGCTTAACCAAGGTAAATTCAATATTAAGACCCTTGGCGAAAAAGGAACGTTGATCCGTTTCGCGTTGCCCGTCGCTTCGCAGGAACACCAGCAGCTGGCGGAGCAATTGGCGTCTTGA